The genomic segment TTAGGGCGCCAGCCCAAGGGAAACCTAAGAAAGGGGTGGGGTCCGGTTAAAGCTGCTCTGGCATCTCCGGGTGAGAGAAATCTGGAGACTAGACGTGAGTGCACCCGTGAGCATTCTAGAGCATCCTTTGATGTTTCCAGACTCACACGCTGCTTGAGAATACATGCAAGTTTTGCATTTTATGGCTTAGAGCTCTcgcattttctaaaataattttcgcATTCTGTttattggctgctctgggtcctggttgctgtgcatgggctttctctggttgcagctcCCAGCTCCTGGGCTCCTGGGCTCCGGGGCTCTCGGGTTTCAGCAGCCGCActcccaggctccagggcacaagCCTAGTAGTTCTGGCCTAATTGCTCCATGGAATGTGGAATCccctcagaccagggatcaaacccatccccTGCGTTGGCTagcggattcgttaccactgaaccaccagggaagcccttctcttgAATTCTTAGTGGAGGAGGGAAGGCATGATCATTTTTCCAGCCTGGAGACCCTTGCAGATCTCCCTATAACCCTAGAGAAGGGCTCTGGGGATGGGGGGTGGCGAGGGGCAGGGAGGTCTGGAGGCTGACTCCTGTCTTCCTGCAGCGGCCGCAGCATCAGTGCTTGAGGACAGAGGCAAGCAGAAGAGGTGAGACCTCTCCCAGACTCGCGTCCCACGGCCTGCCCAGGGCTCCCCCACCGCCCCAACACTGCTCAGCCCGACCTCTCCCCCAGACTTGCACCCCACCGCCTGCCCAGGGCTCCCTCCACCCCAACactgccctctcctccccagctccAGCCCAGCTGCTGACGCCCCGGAGGAGAGCTTGTACTGTAAGGGGAAGGGGGGCACTGTCCTGGGGGCCTGGGATCGGGTGGCAGTGGTTCTGGGCTTGGGAGGAGGGAGCTTGAGTCTGACACTGGGTGGCGGAGGCTCCTGTCACCGAGCTGCTCTGGACATTTGCTGTGGGAGGTGTGAGGGGGTCTGAGCAGGAGCTGGGCCCCCTTGTCCTGTCCCCACCAGGTGCCGTCATGGAAGACGCACGGCCAGAGCATGGCAGAGTGCGGGACAGTCAGGTGAGACCCCCGTCTCCTCACTCACACACGGAGGGCAGAGGACACTGACCCCAAGGCCAGGCGGCACCCCCCACGAGCACCTGCTCCTGGGCTGCCGCGCCCCACACCCGGGCTCCTCCGCCCAGCACGCTGCTGAATGCTCAGTTTGAGCTGGCAGAGTCTGTACTACAGTCTACTACATGCAAGCCCTGGGCCTGGACAGGGCCACGTtggtggcggggaggggggctggtGGCAAGCTTCtaacatccagaggattctgagATCCTTGCTCAGCCCTCAGCCATCTGTCCCCAGGTGGGTGAACCTCATCTGTTCGCTGCAGCGAGGACCAGATCCCGTGGCCGCCCTGGTGACCCCCTAGCTCTCCTGAAGGGCACAGTGGGGCCCGACTGTCCCTCAGTGAGAACAGCCACACCCAATTCCCATCTCCAGCCCCGTCGTCCCCCAGCATCAAACTTAAGTGATCCGTCACAGACTTCAACTTGCTTCACTTCCCTCCTTCCTGAGGGGCGAAACTACAGGAACTGAAGGAGGGCAGGGTTCAGAGACCAGCCTTCACCCCTCTCTAAAGGAGTGCATCCTTACCTCCCAGGCCCCCAGGCTTTCCCCATCTCACACCTGACCTCTCTCTACACCCCGCAAAGGCTGCCACACCTGAAGCCCCCCAGGACGTGACCTATGCCGAACTGGACCACTCAGCTGTCAGACAGGGGGGGACTGCGCCCTCCAACCCACAGTCAGGAGCGCGCCCAGCAGAGCCCAGCGTGTATGCTGCTCTCGCCTTGCACTAGCCCAGGACGACCCACACCGCACCTCCAGGGACCCCAGGAGCTGCCCCCACGGACACTCAGTTCAACCCCAGCCAGCCTGGAGTCCTGACACCAGCAGCTCTGGGACCTCCTGAAGGTAGGCTAGGCTGCGAGCACGCTCCTGCACTTGGCAAATCCTGAGCTGTAAGCCGGAGAATGGCCGCTGAACTGGCAGCAGAGCCCCAAGCCCCCAGAGCAGGACTTGGGTGCCCCATGCCTGCAGCTGCTGGGGTTGCTCAATCCCctatttctcatttcctgagAACAAGCCCCTTCCTGCCCCAGGCAGCTCAACAGAGAAAACGGAAGCCTGCCTCCCTCCTGACCATGAAGTCTTCAGAACCCCTAACCACGGGGGGGATGGGGTGGCAGCAGAGTTCCCCCTTCCCGCCTGGGAGATGACCCCTCACTGGGAACTGTCTTTGGCTGCTGGGTGTTCACTGGGAAGCACcggcttagttcctccaccagggattgagCGTGAAGCCGCAGCACAGCAGTGCAAGGCAGGTCCTGGCCGAGAACCTCCCTCCAGTTTTGTCTTGGCCCGTACTGTGGGTCCCCTGGAAGGGTGGTGGAGTGATGTGTAGACCTGCCTGTCAGGATACAGTAAAGCCAGGCCTAAGGGGAACAAGGACCACCATCCAGCAGCAGCTCCACGGACGGGAACAAAGCTCACCCGGCAGCCCCCACTGCCGCTACAGAAGGGTGTGTGTCAGAGCGGGGAAGGAGACACAGCAGTAAAGACCAGTTCCACCGTGTGGGTATCCTGCTTTATTATCTGAGGCGCACGGGCCTCGGCGCCGGCCCTGGGCCCTGCCCGGGCTCAGTCCTCCTCCTCGTCGTcgccggccccggccccgccctggCCCTTCTTGGCGTTCTTCCTCTTCACGCGGCCCGGGCGGCCCCCGCCGTACGGGGAGCGCAGGGAGAAGTCGATGTGCTTCTGGGAGTCCAGGCGCACGATGAAGGACGGGATGTTCACCACCTGCTTGCGGACcctggggggggggcggcgggtgAGGGCCGGGCCGCGGCAGCGCGCCCGTGTCCTGGACGCTTGCTCACCTCTCATGGAGGGCGGGGGAACTCAGGCCCAGAATGAATGCGGGGCTGGCAGCGCGCTGGCACCGAGCTGCGTGCCCCTCCCCGAGCTCTAGTCTCCATCAGGGCCCCTCTCGCTGTCTCTGAAGCCGCACCCCACGGTTTCAGACAAGCAGCATGAGAGGCTCCTGCCCGTGTGTCACGGGGGCTGCTGGGAGGCTAGCAGCCCGCTCACTCCACAGGCCCCGTGACCGGGGCCCTGTCTCCATAGGCTAAACTGAGCACCCAGACCCACCTGGCCCCTGCTCCTGACCACAGCAGCTGCCAGGAGCGCGCACTGTGTGACCACACGGGCCCAGCCCACCCAAGTCAGCTGAGCTCCAGGGATGGCTCTGACGGGACTCCAAGAGCTGTTACCTGTCCAGCTCCCGGCACGCCTGCTGGAGCCTTCGCAAGGTGTACGGCCCCAGCCGCAGTGACCCTTGCGCAGGGCTCTGGGGGTGAGGCTGCCCCAGTGCCCCATGAGCTGTCTGTAGGGACCAACCTGTCCCCTTGAGGTGAGCTCACACCTTCACCACCTCCTAGGGCTGCACAGAAgacaggggcggggggggggggggcggtttgGTGCTCAGTGAGGGCGTCCCTtcagggggcagggtggggagcccCAAGGGGGTACCTGATGTGACGCTGGCGGATGAGCACGCGGGCATGGTGGATGGACTTGGCCAGGCCCAGCTTGAAGACCTGGGTCTGCAGACGTCTCTCCAAGAAATCCTCAATCTTCAGGCCCAGGATGTAATCCAGCTTCATCTTGCCCTCGTCCAGCACCCCGATACGGACGAGCCGCCGCAACAGGGCATTACCTGGTGAGGGGGCACAGAAGCCTGCCTCAGCCTTCTGGTTCAAACCCGGCACCTCCGCACCACGGCGCTGAGGCCCAGCAGGAAGGAAGGTTCTGATACAGGACTCAAGGCGCTGCTGCACAAGCCGCCGTGACTGCCGGGATCCTCACCACCCTGGGCAGACGACGCCCCACAACTCGCCTGAACGAGGGAGCGCCCTCCAGGGCGCTTAGGAGAGCGCAGTCTACACGCTGCGGCCCCTCCACTAGTCCTCCCGGAACACAGCACAGGGGCCACGCGCTAACATGCTGGAGCCCAAGCCGCCCTACCACTCAAACGCGCGCAAGCCACCTCCCGCATCTCGCACCGGAGCAGCGTCAGCGCCATCTGCCGGGCCGGAAGAGACGCGGCACGCGTCCCAGCGGAGTGCTTGCCATCCAGTCTCTACTGAGACAACGCTGAGGGTGCCCTCAGTGCCTGGCAACGTGAGCTAGCGGGCGCCAGCTTCTCCCTGGCCCCCGGCAACTCAAGCTTCAAGGGGCCTTGCCTGTGGGCGTCCAAGCGCCACTCAAGAGAGCTCCGGGGTCGCTGCCGGCTGCGCTCCCGGGGCCAGTTATCATCACAGAGGGTTATCATTTATTAGCACCTAAAAGCACCATTACCAcccacaccccccgcccccagacaAAGCCTGAAGGAAAGCTGGCTGACTCTGTGACAGCCTTCCTAGCAGACTCGCAGCCAAGGAGAATCTGAGTGGAGAAACATACCACGCCTTTTCCAACACCCAGGCACCAATCTGCCCTGAACACACACTGAACGCAAGTCAAGCACAGTCTCTCATTTCCAAGTGCATAGAAATCTTCGTCAAAAGCCTGCACAATGAGAACTGCAAAACACCATCAAAGAAACTAAAGACGCAGACGCAAAGAAATTCAGTGCTCATGGACTGGGGCAGCAGCTAGAAAACGCCCACACTACCTATAGCAACATACAGACTGGAGGCAATCCCTATAATAATCCCAATGCCATTTTTCACAGGAAAAGAACTAGCAATCCTAAAATCTTTATGgaaccagaaaagaccctgaatagctaaAGCCAATCTTGAGGAAAAACAAAGttgtaaaaaagacaaaaacaaaaaataaacaggagAAGAAAAACCCCACAAAGTTGTATACATtagttatagtaatcaaaacagtacgaCACTACTGGCATCAAAACAGATCAAGGGAACAGAATGGtgaccagaaataaacccacatatacAAACAGTCAATcaatttacaacaaaggagctGGGAATATACAGTGGGGAAGTCTCTCAATAATGGTgtctggaaaactggacagccacatgcaagaACAAGGCTGAACCCCTATCTTATCCTGtgcaaaagttaactcaaaatcaTGAATTCCCAGAAggtccagcagtgagaactcggAAACTGGTGATTTCACTGCAGTGGCcccggctcagtggtaaagaatatgcctgcaacacAGGGAATCCCtggccggggggcgggggagagcccagggagaaggaaacggcagcgtACTCTATCATTCCTGCcgtggaaatcccatggacagaggagcctggcgggctatggtccacggggtccactgggagttggacacgacttagcgactaaacaacaactgggaATGGAGATCCCTTAAGCTCTCCAGCAGGGGGAAAAGACAGACTCAAAGCGGGTTAAACACGTGAATGTGAGACCTGAcaccatgaaactcctagaaaGCACAGGCAGTAACCTCCTTGACCTCAGTCTCGGAGATGATTTTTTGGATCTGATTCTAACCTAAAggtaacaaaaggaaaaatcaacaaGTTGGACCACATccaactaaaaagcttctgcagagcctaacaaaaagaaaaaccacctacggaatgggagaaaatatttataaatcacatatctaataaggggttaatacccaaaatatataatgaaataatacaacagcaaaaaaaaaaaaaaaaacactttgattaaaaaatgggaagaTGATCTGATGTTACTGTGgagatcatttcacaatatacaaATGTATCATTCTGTTCCATACTCATAATGTCAAATGATaaattatacaatttaaaaactgaacataataatcaaatattattataaaacataTCCAAAGGTAAACAAAAGTGAGTTTGGAATTATCTACCAGTTTGGACACTTCATGTCTTCTTGCacttatattagaaaataaacatcTGACAATAACTCAACCTGTATTACTTTGAAAACATATTTTACTTACTATTATTAACCCACCTACATCCTTTAATAGTGAGTAGGGCCATCAATACAGGAAAAACCTTACTGGatatgaagacaaaaataaaactgataaacttgCAGCCTTCAGCAACAGGAATGTGTCAAACTACTGAAAATTGATAAACGGTTTTCATCTGGCCAAAAGAATTAACAATCAGAATCAGCCAAATcaaagtttgtttaaaaaaaaaaacacaactgtaTGCCAGTGGGCACCTCAATGGCCAAGGGGCCCTTGTCTCTATGGCATGAGGCAAGCATTTAAGGGCCTTAGTTTCTAATatgatgtgttagtcactcagtcgtgtccaactctgccaggCCCCTGTCCACagcattctccaggtaagaataagctggaatgggttgccattcctactccaggggatcttcctgacccagggatcaaactcccacTAAGGTGTGAGTCTTATCACAAAAAGTTTACTGGTTCATTCCACTCAGGCACTCACAGGTGTCAACTCCCACCTCATACCAGAAgagggtagagaatctgcctgcagtgcaggagagccaggtttggtCTTTACCCTGTGCTGGTGTCAGGTGAGAGTTGATACctgtgaatgactgaatgaaatgAACCAGTAACTCTTCTTGTCAGGTAAGACTCACACCTTAATAGGAAAGGCTGGACCTCAAACAAGGCCAAGCTGCAGCAGTAAGCAAACACCTCAgagctcccaggctcctcctctccATCCCAGCAATCTAGCTTCACTCACTGTGGattacctgctgttgccctcccCACGCAACATCCCCCCTGGAAAACCAAGTAATCCCTGGACACCCGCTGCTCAACCCTGCCCTGTGCCATCTCTTTGTCACATGACTGGTTAGCACCTAAGTTTCTCTGTGATTAACTCTCCAGCAAGTTTCCCTGAGACCAGAACAAGCTGAGGTCTGTCCCCCAAACTCTGGGACAGAGTTCCACCCAATACCAACATCCACCAGGGAGATTCCTGAATTCTCACAAGTGTCAAAGGAGCTTCTGAACTAACAAAGGTTAAAAATGAGAACCTCTCACACCCTTGGAACTGGGATAGATCAAAGTGATGAATCTGTTAGTGTAACACCTCTCCAAACCTTTCTCAGTCTCTACTATGGATGACCACTAATGCTTAACACAAGTATAAGAGCACTTCCATCCTTAATCACAGTTTGGGAGAAAAATCAGACTAGCCACTGTAATTGGAAATAAAAAGCCAGCTGCCCAAGTTAGCCCAATCCCTCCTCACTTtcactagaatcaagatttcccggGGTCAGACCAAAAGCAGCATCAAGATAATACCTACAAAATGGCCAATTCTAGAGGTaactaaaaacaaattttagataCTGTGAGCAAACTTCCTGTTGTGTAAAGTTTATCCTAGTAAAAGGTGTCACAAAAAACAGATACACCTACACAAAAAAAGAGAGTCACCTACAGCCAGGGTCGTTAGAATCACAAACTGTATATGAAGCTCTTCCACACTCGGGATACAATGTAGCACCAAGTCTACTGACTACTCTTACATTTAGGAACTGTTTCAACTTTTGGCGTGTTACCTAACCATCATCTGTAAGCCTCCTTCAACTCCCAACCCTGAGCTCGAATGCCCTCCAGTCCCACCTATTGCGGGAAGTCTCAGATCACTTGCTCATTTGAAGACTGTGATCAGTACCCCCGCCAGTCTACTTGTGCAAATGCACACCAAGAGCATAGAAAAAGTTATTCAGTGAGCCTTATAAACTACCAGCTTTCTTAGTATTTTCACCATCTGACAACCTAAGAGGTCCTACTGAAATATGAATGATATCGTCCCTTCCAAAAGCCCATCAACCTCACATCTTAAAGCAGATAGACCTTAAGAGTCTAAAAGATGGCAGTTTGTCAAATATACCACACCATCATTTTTTTTCACCTTAAATCATACGGTGTGATCTGTATTCCCTCTAAGATCACCTGGAACCGTTCTTTCCTGTGAAACCCACGGGTCCTCTACTGTTCAGACCCTGAGTAAACGTCCTTCACCATCGTGCTAAAGAAGGCAAATACACACACTCAAGCTCCACCCTGGTGGGACTTCTCAAATGTCACCGTCCAGTCCCTCTAGCAGGGAACAAGAACATAAGGCGCAATACTGCTCTGTGAACTATGTATAGATATAACCAGGTGCCCAATACTTGGCACTGTTAGTTCTAGTCCACTGGAAACCGATTCTCAGTGTCTGGATAAAACAGACATAGATAAGAAAAACGTACTCGGAGGCTCAGACCTATTTCTCTACTCCACAACTATTAAAGGCTGGATCCAATGTCTTGCTTCATGTCTTGCACAACCCTAGAAGGAAGAACACCAGCAGCTCTCCTGGGGGCTCACAAACACACCTTCGAACAGACGCCGCGGGTCTTTCTCATCCAGCGTCAGCAGCTCCCGGGCAGCCTTTCGGATCTTGGCCAGGGTGAATTTGACCCTCCAGACCTCACGTTTGTTCCGGAGCCCGTACTCGCCTGCAGAATGAGTGAAAAAGCTCAGTCCCATGGACTAGTGAAAAAGGATTAGTGATTTCGGGATACAGAAAAACAACAGACAATCCCGCAACTGGGTGAGGAGGGCGAACACACTGGAGAATTTTAACGAGCACGTGGGCGGCCTCACCCACGTGTCAGCTTCCCCAGCCCGGGAAACAGAAACCTAGCTTTAGCCACTCACCGATCAGCTTCAGCTCTTGGTCGAGGCGGGACTTCTCGAAGGGTCTCCGCGGGGTCACATAGGTTTTGCGACAAACCCAGCTCCGGGCGACCGGCATGCTGGCTCTGTTTGCCCGTCTGCGCCTGCGCGGGAAGGAGAGCGGCCTGAGAGGACTCGGCGGCGCCTGCGCAGTCCCACAACTACGCCAAGAGCCTCCCGGCGCCTAGGGAAAATATCGCGAGAACCGTCCCTCAAGAGTTTTATAGCCGACTATTCATTTCTACCACTTTCCAGTTACGCCCATTTCACCTCCAACTGCTTTAGCGTACTCATTAAAGGTCGAATAGCCCGCAAGACTTTACGACCCACACCCAAAATACCGAACGCGGCCGCGTGGCTCACCTGAGCGAACGCTCCGGAAACCAAGAAAGAGGAGCACACGCTCGCAGGCCGCGTTCTTATAGCAACGTCGCCCTCTTGTGACGTCAGCACGCAGAGCGCAAGTTTGCACCAATCAGAAAAGGCCTTGGCGGGCGGACAAAGCAGTCAAGAGGAGAGCTTGGGCTAGAGTGGCGTGCTGAACCGGGAGGACTCCTGAGGGATTAATGCTCCGTCTGGTGCGACGTGAGGGCTCCTCTCTTAAATCACCACTCAGCTAACGTCTGAGTCGCGGTATGAAGTTGGAGTAGTCACGGCCCCCGCCGCTAGGCTCCAGCATGCTGCGTCTCTCTGAAGAGATCTCCAGAGGACTGGACCTATGCGAATTCAGAGCTCCTTCCAAGATGCTCTGTTATATCcatgaatacttttttaaaaataatttttcatatcgGAATGTCTACGCGAGGCACAGCCAGAAGCCAGTCTGCCCTTTTGAACCCTTCAACAGCCCCTCTGTTCGTGAAACTTTGAGCCTaagggaggagagggaaaataATAAGGTCTTTTCAGATAGCTGCTGTGAGGAAAATAAATTACTGGTAATGActgagcttccctgatgactcagtggtaaagcatccgcctgcagtgcgggagacccaggttcgatccctgggttgggaagatcccctggagaaggaaatggcaatccactctaggactattgcctggaaaatcccatggacagggaagcctggcaggctacagtccacggggtcgcaaagggtcggacaggatTAAGCGACCAAGTACATCTCTCAATGACGGAGGGAAAATGGTATTTCAGAaaggatggtcagggaagcctcctTAAGAAGGTGACTGatgaaaactgtgtgtgtgtgtgtgtgtgtatacacgtaAAGGTAACTAACTTTTCTTTAAACGAGATCCAATGATTAAAAGACTCTGTGCCTCTTTGTGAAAGACAGCAGTTTATATCCTGAGGTTTTCTTTGGGTTTCCAGAACAGGGAAAATGTTCTGAAACCTCTTGCTATAAACCTGAAATATATTTATCTCCTCTCAGACAGCCCCAGGATTATTGCCTCTAGTGCTTTTCTCTCTGGGATAATCCCATTCACACCAACGACTTTCTCTTGGTTAGATAATATTTAACAAGCACTCTAAATCTCCTAGGCTTTGGGTTAAACACCTTACGGTTTTGGgtgttttttgttcttgttgttgatgTTTTAATTCATGTGACCCATTATTTCTatcactaaaaataataataggtggCATTCTAGAATACTTAATTACTATGCATCAGGCCCCATTCAAAGAATTGTACCCATGTTAATTTACTtaatcctgggcttcccagtggcgctagtggacagagaagccagtcaGGCTACagtgtgtgcatactaagttgcttcaattgtgtccaactctctgcaactccatgaactgtagccaaccaggctcctctgtccttcaatcgtgtccaattctctgcaaccccatgaactgtagcccaccaggatcctctgtccatgggattcctcaagcaggatacatgaactgtagctcaccaggatcctctgtccatgggataattCAAGCAagatactgaagtaggttgccatgccctcctccaggggatcttcccagcccagggatcaaacccgccataagcttgttttccatgtctgtgagtctgtttgttttaataatgtttatctatttttttctagattccacataagcGATTGCCATGTCATACTTGTCATTGCCTTACTTCACTAGTTGTCATTAcctatgatcatctctaggtccacccattttgctgcagatggcaagatttcactcttttctatggctgagtaataccccattgcatatatgtaccgaatcttctttatccattcatctgttgatggacacttaggttgcttccatgtcttggttattgtaaatagtgctgcaagcaCCTTTTCAAAATATGGTTTTCTCAgcatacatgcccaggagtgtgactgctgggtcatatggtagttccatttttagttttttaaggacccctccatactgttctccctagtggatgtaccaatttacactgccaccaatagtgtaagagggttccctcttctccacaccctctccagcatttattacctGTCGGGGccttgagttctatccctggtcgggaactagatcccacatgccacaaccaagacctggtgcagccaaataaatggataaaacaatttttttaaccaGTTTCTTAAACATTGGAGGTTGGTACTGGTAATGTTCTAGTAATCTCTTAAGCAGAAAGGCAGCTCTGCAAATGGTTTTACAAGTGCTTATTTCCTACGTCTGTGTTTTAACTTTTGTAAAAAATTGTGGAATAGAGCATACATATAAAGGAGGATCTAGAAATGTACGGTATAAAAAGTAATTCTCCCAACACCTGAATAAACAGCACCCAATCCAGGAGCAAGACCACCCCCGATATTCCCTCACTACTCCTCAAAACTGCAACAGTTGCCTCCTTTTTTACAcaagttattttttgtttatgCCTTTGTATGCATCTGAAATGCCTTAAAGAAAGCTTTTCCAAAGTAAGTGTAGTGCAGTGGAAGAGCTCGGACTTCAGAGTCAGAAAGACCAGGTTTTAAACcccagctcagatggtaaagaatctgcctgcaatgcaggagacctggattcgattcctgggtccagaaaatcccctgcagaggaaaatggctgcccactccagtattcttgcctggggaatcccatggacaaaggagcctgcgtttagttgcttagtcgtgtccaactctcgtgtgaccccatggactatagcccgtcaggttcttctgtccatggagattctccaggcaggaataatggagtgggttgccatgccctcctccaggggatcttcccaacccaggcatcgaacccaggtctcccacattggaggcacaCTCTTTACCgtttgatccaccagggaagcccatggggtcacaaagagttggacacgactcagcgactaacacacCTGCTCCTTACTAGAAGTGGGACCTTGGGCAACTcatttcccctcccccaggcttTTCCTCATCTGCCcaaacacctgcagcaactgccCACACCTCCCAGGATTGTCTTAAGGATTCAAATCACAAACTCCACACTGATTCAACAAATTTATTGAGACCTCTTGGGACCTAAGCCCtgtagaaaacagaaatgaatcaGCTTTCACACTCAGGAAACTCATGGTTGGAAACTGGTAACTATAAAAACAACACAGCCACTAAGTGCTTTGGATTGGGGAGGGATATAAGGAGGATGTAGTGTTTATAAATGTGGAATCGAACACTAATCGCCAAGAGAGGTAGGAGGTGGGGCGGGGCCTCCCACGCAGAGATGAGCTTGGAACCATCTAGAAAGGGTCTTGCCACGGACATGGCCACGCGCCCACAGGTCTCTGGAGCTCACTGCAGGCTGGCCCACTGCAGGGACGTGTAGACCACCTTACCATCGGGCTGCGGAGAGCAAAGCAGCAGCGTCTTTCTGACACTGGTGCCCAGGCGGCCAGCCGAAACCAGGTCCTGGAGTGGTATGGGATCCCCGGGAGCCCAGCACTGGGCGATGTAGTGAGCGTGGAAACGGAGCGGGTCACCTGGGTGAAGGAGAGAGGCAGGTAGCAGTTTCCACTGGTGGAAAGCTGGAAGACACTGGGACCTCCAACACGGAGAGGATCGCAAGGCATCCAGCCATCACTACCAATATTGTAAAAGACACTCTTGGGCCTGGGGGGTGGAGCAAGTTGACACATTAtgtgaaaaggaagtcgctcagtcgtgtccaactctttgcgaccccgtaga from the Capra hircus breed San Clemente chromosome 18, ASM170441v1, whole genome shotgun sequence genome contains:
- the RPS9 gene encoding 40S ribosomal protein S9, which encodes MPVARSWVCRKTYVTPRRPFEKSRLDQELKLIGEYGLRNKREVWRVKFTLAKIRKAARELLTLDEKDPRRLFEGNALLRRLVRIGVLDEGKMKLDYILGLKIEDFLERRLQTQVFKLGLAKSIHHARVLIRQRHIRVRKQVVNIPSFIVRLDSQKHIDFSLRSPYGGGRPGRVKRKNAKKGQGGAGAGDDEEED